In the bacterium genome, one interval contains:
- a CDS encoding ABC transporter substrate-binding protein, producing the protein MRSNSNVVRAKLLILYLTLALSFLISCNKPPSPPAELKVGVFVYNRDKAQTCCGEATFNIVNMIEKEVEEAGGIIVGGKRVALRISTVGIDNNPEEAVNAAEHLINQKGVHVLIGPQHSGDAIPVAEIAQSSGILMISPMSTNPGTTAGKDHVFRIGFLDDFQGEVLATFAYRNLAVRRAAILYDISRPYNRGIAERFSSRFTLFGGTVVASQTYLSGQEEFSSQLAAIREADPELILLPNHNNDVLIQGPQIRDQGLNVILLGTDAWDELQLASIPGFDNAYKVSHWSETVDSEANRKFVKEYKTLFGEAPNNTAALTYDAFQILFQAAAAAGSTEPADLVKALYELPPYPGLSGLIDYPVSGDPAKSAVVLQLSRGKITFVKMYQP; encoded by the coding sequence GTGCGTTCAAATTCAAATGTGGTCCGGGCCAAACTGCTGATCCTTTATCTGACCCTCGCACTATCCTTTTTGATCTCTTGCAATAAACCTCCCTCCCCACCGGCGGAACTGAAAGTAGGCGTCTTTGTCTATAACAGGGACAAGGCCCAGACCTGCTGCGGTGAAGCGACTTTTAACATCGTCAACATGATCGAGAAGGAGGTGGAGGAGGCAGGGGGGATAATAGTAGGCGGGAAGAGAGTTGCCTTGCGGATATCCACAGTTGGGATCGACAATAACCCTGAAGAGGCTGTAAACGCGGCTGAACATCTCATAAATCAGAAGGGTGTCCATGTCCTCATCGGCCCGCAGCACAGTGGAGATGCCATACCGGTGGCGGAAATTGCCCAGAGTTCGGGGATCCTCATGATCTCTCCCATGTCCACTAACCCCGGGACCACGGCCGGGAAAGATCATGTGTTCAGGATAGGATTTCTGGACGATTTTCAGGGCGAGGTTCTTGCCACCTTTGCTTATAGAAACCTGGCTGTCCGCCGGGCGGCGATCCTTTACGATATATCCAGGCCCTACAATCGCGGCATCGCTGAACGGTTCAGCTCCAGGTTTACCCTCTTTGGCGGCACCGTTGTCGCGTCCCAGACCTACCTTTCCGGCCAGGAGGAGTTTTCAAGCCAACTTGCTGCCATCAGGGAAGCCGACCCGGAACTCATTCTGCTGCCCAATCACAATAACGACGTGCTTATTCAGGGCCCTCAGATTCGAGATCAAGGTTTAAACGTGATTCTGCTGGGCACCGATGCCTGGGATGAACTTCAGCTTGCCTCGATACCGGGATTCGATAACGCCTACAAGGTGTCCCACTGGTCGGAAACGGTGGACAGTGAGGCCAACCGGAAATTCGTCAAGGAATACAAAACCCTTTTCGGGGAAGCTCCAAATAACACCGCCGCTTTGACCTACGACGCCTTTCAGATCCTTTTCCAGGCGGCCGCCGCGGCCGGATCAACCGAACCGGCCGATCTGGTCAAGGCGCTCTATGAACTGCCCCCCTACCCGGGACTCTCCGGCCTTATCGACTACCCTGTGAGCGGTGATCCTGCCAAGAGCGCAGTGGTCCTGCAGCTCAGCCGGGGGAAGATCACCTTTGTGAAGATGTACCAGCCGTAA
- a CDS encoding metal-dependent transcriptional regulator, which produces MVELSNFAEEFLDEILEVLWVKLEEGGKESVPLDEIVVGSVPVLQEPITILKDKGLVKVDGDRIQLTDAGFEEARRTIRRHRLSERMFLDIFEIKKDEIEDVACRFEHMLIRPELEEKICELLGHPRSCPHDRAIPIGDCCHRAETRVDQMVVPMSNLRQGESGAIAYVHTGDSERLKKLMALGILPGESVTLQRRYPSFVFTVGQSRYAVDEGMAAAIYVKRVVSEEGQGA; this is translated from the coding sequence ATGGTGGAACTTAGTAATTTTGCCGAAGAATTTTTAGACGAGATACTGGAAGTCCTGTGGGTCAAGCTCGAGGAAGGCGGCAAGGAGTCGGTTCCCCTGGATGAGATCGTTGTGGGCTCGGTGCCGGTTCTACAAGAACCCATCACGATCCTTAAGGACAAGGGCCTTGTCAAGGTCGATGGAGACCGGATCCAGTTGACCGATGCAGGCTTCGAGGAGGCCAGAAGGACCATAAGGCGGCACCGTCTCAGCGAGCGGATGTTTCTGGACATCTTTGAGATAAAAAAAGATGAGATCGAGGATGTTGCCTGCCGCTTTGAGCACATGCTCATCAGGCCGGAGCTGGAGGAAAAGATCTGCGAGCTCCTGGGCCATCCCAGAAGCTGCCCCCACGATAGGGCTATTCCCATCGGAGACTGCTGCCATCGCGCCGAGACCCGGGTGGATCAGATGGTCGTTCCCATGAGCAACCTGCGCCAGGGAGAGAGTGGAGCTATCGCTTATGTACATACAGGTGATTCCGAGAGGTTGAAAAAACTCATGGCCCTGGGCATTTTACCCGGTGAGTCGGTGACCCTTCAGCGCCGCTATCCATCATTTGTGTTCACTGTGGGTCAGAGCCGGTATGCCGTCGATGAAGGGATGGCGGCAGCGATTTACGTCAAGAGAGTTGTTTCTGAAGAAGGCCAGGGGGCTTGA
- the feoB gene encoding ferrous iron transport protein B → MMHDCKIHCGRCRHHHDDEPETKRGLFSRRHRRRGGGRRSGQVEEPGRRVLMVGSPNVGKSALFNRLTGSYVIVSNYPGTTVALSNGRMRFAGQECAVVDTPGMYTVFPITEEERVTRRMLMEDPQDVILHVVDAKNLNRMLPFTLQLIEAGLPVILVLNIMDEAQQVGVEINVEKLQEKLGIPVVATVGISGKGIRSLKEVIAAYSARSDGINIDYGLAIEMAAREISSVMPDTTFSHRATALLALQEDKDVLRLLSTHGSDRAQQVFSVLNLLKKQLEHPVGYFLTMSRQRRSDQILEGVITKGEVSGGQASARLDRLLISPWTGIPILLLVLYFGFYRFVGGFGAGTVVDFLEGHLFEKFFVPFVNGWTERLIPWKPLQDLIAMDYGVLTLGVRYAVALVMPIVGAFFLIFSMVEDSGYLPRLSLLIDRLFKKIGLSGRAVIPMTLGFGCGTMATMVTRTLESVRERVIATVLLALAIPCSAQLGVIFGLAADSPGVIVTWIGTVGVVFLLIGYLTAKILPGETPDFFMELPPLRMPRFSNVWIKTSSRMRWYFMEILPLFLLASVLIWVGNITGLFEKALWLLKFPTNWIGLPDEAAQAFLYGFFRRDYGVAGLYDVHQTGALSGNQLAVATITLTLFLPCIAQFLVMLKERGWKMATTVAVFVFPFAFVVGGAVNWALNALGIRL, encoded by the coding sequence ATGATGCACGACTGTAAAATACACTGCGGCCGTTGCCGCCATCATCATGATGATGAACCTGAGACCAAGCGCGGATTATTTTCCAGGCGCCATCGCCGCAGAGGCGGAGGCCGCAGATCCGGACAGGTCGAAGAGCCCGGTCGCCGCGTGCTCATGGTGGGAAGCCCCAACGTCGGAAAGAGCGCCCTGTTTAACAGGTTGACCGGCAGCTATGTCATCGTGTCCAACTATCCGGGTACTACCGTGGCCCTTTCCAACGGTCGGATGCGATTCGCAGGGCAGGAATGCGCAGTCGTCGACACGCCGGGCATGTACACCGTTTTTCCCATCACCGAAGAGGAAAGGGTGACCAGGCGCATGCTCATGGAGGATCCCCAGGATGTGATCCTTCACGTGGTTGACGCCAAGAACCTTAACAGGATGCTTCCCTTTACCTTGCAGCTTATCGAAGCGGGTCTGCCTGTCATCCTCGTGCTGAATATTATGGACGAGGCACAGCAGGTGGGTGTGGAGATCAATGTCGAAAAGCTCCAGGAGAAGCTGGGCATCCCGGTAGTGGCGACTGTCGGGATCTCAGGTAAGGGAATAAGATCTCTCAAAGAGGTTATCGCTGCTTATTCGGCAAGATCAGATGGGATCAATATCGATTACGGTCTTGCCATTGAAATGGCCGCAAGGGAGATCTCCAGTGTCATGCCCGACACCACCTTTTCCCACAGGGCCACGGCCCTTCTCGCGCTGCAGGAAGACAAAGACGTACTGCGGCTCCTGTCCACCCATGGTTCGGACAGGGCACAACAAGTCTTTTCGGTACTGAACCTCCTGAAAAAACAGTTGGAGCACCCTGTCGGCTACTTCCTGACCATGAGTCGCCAGCGCAGGTCCGATCAGATCCTTGAAGGGGTTATAACAAAAGGTGAGGTTTCCGGCGGGCAAGCGAGTGCCCGGCTGGACCGGCTGCTGATCTCTCCATGGACCGGAATCCCTATCTTGCTATTGGTCCTTTATTTCGGGTTTTACCGTTTCGTGGGAGGTTTTGGAGCCGGAACCGTTGTGGATTTTCTGGAGGGGCACCTCTTCGAGAAGTTTTTTGTTCCCTTTGTCAACGGGTGGACCGAAAGGCTGATCCCGTGGAAACCTCTCCAGGATCTGATAGCCATGGACTACGGAGTCCTCACCCTGGGAGTACGCTACGCCGTTGCCCTCGTAATGCCCATTGTAGGTGCCTTTTTCCTCATCTTTTCCATGGTGGAGGACAGTGGATACCTTCCGAGACTTTCCCTGCTCATAGACAGGCTGTTTAAAAAGATCGGACTTTCCGGGCGCGCCGTCATACCCATGACTCTCGGTTTCGGCTGCGGGACTATGGCAACCATGGTCACGAGAACCCTGGAATCGGTCAGGGAGCGAGTTATTGCTACCGTCCTTCTGGCACTGGCGATCCCCTGTTCAGCGCAGCTGGGCGTGATATTCGGTCTCGCCGCTGATTCACCGGGGGTGATCGTTACCTGGATCGGGACTGTCGGTGTGGTATTTCTCCTCATCGGTTACCTGACGGCCAAGATTCTGCCCGGGGAGACACCCGACTTTTTCATGGAGTTGCCTCCCCTCAGGATGCCCAGGTTTTCCAACGTCTGGATAAAGACCTCAAGCAGGATGAGATGGTATTTCATGGAGATCCTGCCTCTCTTCCTCCTGGCCTCCGTCCTCATATGGGTTGGCAACATCACCGGTCTCTTTGAGAAGGCCTTGTGGCTGTTGAAATTTCCCACTAACTGGATCGGGCTCCCGGATGAGGCGGCCCAGGCTTTCCTCTACGGTTTTTTCAGAAGGGATTACGGGGTAGCCGGCCTTTACGATGTTCACCAGACAGGCGCTCTTTCCGGCAATCAGCTGGCTGTGGCCACCATTACCCTGACCCTGTTCCTGCCCTGCATCGCCCAGTTCCTGGTCATGCTCAAGGAGCGGGGCTGGAAGATGGCGACCACGGTGGCAGTGTTCGTGTTTCCTTTCGCTTTCGTGGTGGGAGGGGCTGTGAACTGGGCTTTGAATGCGTTGGGGATAAGACTATAA
- a CDS encoding metalloregulator ArsR/SmtB family transcription factor codes for MSPEIGKDPFEAMRKRKDFEEALYDLAETFRVLGDRTRVRILMALVGSESCVRDLAEGLDLTDSAVSHQLRILRNSRLVKFRKDGKNALYSISDAHVATIFREGLEHVEGL; via the coding sequence ATGAGCCCGGAAATAGGGAAAGACCCTTTTGAGGCGATGCGGAAACGAAAAGACTTCGAAGAGGCTCTTTATGACCTGGCCGAGACCTTTCGTGTTCTGGGTGACCGGACAAGGGTTCGGATCCTCATGGCTCTGGTAGGCTCCGAATCCTGTGTCAGGGATCTGGCTGAGGGTCTTGATCTCACTGACTCTGCAGTTTCCCACCAACTCCGCATACTTCGAAACAGCCGTCTTGTGAAGTTCAGGAAGGACGGCAAAAATGCTTTATATTCCATTAGCGACGCGCATGTGGCCACCATCTTCAGGGAAGGTCTCGAGCACGTAGAGGGCTTATGA
- a CDS encoding putative sulfate/molybdate transporter, giving the protein MTPRYQFNRLEFAGSLGDLGTLLPIAIAMIVVNGLDATGLLLSIGLFYLVAGIYYRVTVPVQPMKVIGAYAIASGLTASQITSSGLLIGAFLLIVGVTGAITFIGKFTPKAVVRGVQFTTGVLLMAEGVRFMIGTSRFQVLSLTAEPYLGVQALGPVPIGIPIGILAGAATLLLIKNKRFPAGLVLVFCGLILGLILGTHQGFDNLRLGINLPRLLPFGWPNRADLTLAMLILVLPQVPMTLGNAVIANADLSKDYFGEDSSRVTYRSLCISMALANFLSFLIGGMPLCHGAGGLAAHYRFGARTAGSNLMIGSVFLALAIFLGSHTVTLMFLMPMAMLGVLLIFAGGELALTILDLRQRRDLFVCLLMLGITLASNLAVGFAAGFAVAYGFQSRRLSI; this is encoded by the coding sequence ATGACGCCTCGTTACCAGTTCAATCGCCTGGAGTTCGCAGGCTCCCTGGGCGACCTGGGCACGCTCCTCCCCATCGCCATCGCCATGATCGTGGTCAACGGCCTGGACGCCACTGGCCTCTTGTTGTCCATAGGCCTTTTTTACCTTGTTGCCGGGATCTATTACAGAGTGACCGTCCCGGTGCAACCCATGAAGGTGATCGGAGCTTATGCCATCGCCTCCGGTCTCACCGCCTCTCAGATCACGAGCTCCGGTTTGCTCATAGGGGCCTTCCTTCTCATCGTCGGGGTCACAGGGGCTATAACCTTCATCGGCAAATTCACCCCCAAAGCGGTGGTCAGGGGCGTCCAATTCACCACCGGAGTCCTGCTCATGGCTGAAGGGGTGCGTTTCATGATCGGCACCTCCAGATTTCAGGTGCTGAGCCTCACTGCCGAACCGTACCTGGGTGTGCAGGCACTGGGGCCAGTACCCATCGGGATACCTATCGGGATCCTGGCTGGCGCAGCCACTTTGCTCCTGATTAAAAACAAACGCTTCCCGGCAGGTCTTGTTTTGGTATTCTGTGGCCTGATCCTTGGGCTCATCCTTGGCACCCACCAGGGATTCGACAACCTGCGGCTGGGCATCAATCTGCCCCGCCTCCTGCCCTTCGGCTGGCCAAACAGAGCCGACCTCACATTGGCCATGCTGATCCTGGTGCTGCCCCAGGTTCCCATGACCCTGGGTAACGCGGTCATCGCCAACGCAGACCTGTCAAAGGATTACTTCGGTGAGGATTCATCCCGAGTCACCTACAGGTCCCTGTGTATCAGCATGGCTCTTGCCAACTTTCTGAGTTTCCTGATCGGTGGGATGCCCCTTTGCCACGGAGCTGGCGGCCTGGCGGCTCACTACCGCTTCGGGGCTCGTACCGCCGGCTCCAACCTGATGATCGGATCCGTTTTCCTGGCATTGGCCATTTTTTTGGGCAGTCATACGGTTACACTGATGTTCCTGATGCCCATGGCCATGCTCGGCGTATTATTGATCTTCGCTGGCGGTGAGTTGGCCCTGACCATCCTGGACCTGAGGCAACGCAGGGACCTGTTCGTTTGCCTTCTGATGCTGGGTATAACTCTGGCTTCTAACCTGGCGGTGGGATTTGCGGCAGGTTTCGCAGTGGCATACGGCTTTCAATCAAGGAGGCTCTCCATATAG